The Ignavibacteria bacterium genome has a segment encoding these proteins:
- a CDS encoding DUF2283 domain-containing protein — MKIEYDKEVDALYIRLQEKHVFKTKETEEGLNIDFDEKGKLIGLEILDATERYSKSDIFNFATENLVAE, encoded by the coding sequence ATGAAAATAGAATACGATAAAGAAGTTGATGCGTTATACATTCGACTTCAAGAAAAACATGTTTTCAAAACAAAAGAAACTGAAGAAGGATTGAATATTGATTTTGACGAGAAAGGAAAACTTATTGGTTTGGAAATTCTTGATGCAACAGAACGGTATTCAAAAAGTGACATCTTCAATTTTGCAACAGAAAATTTAGTTGCAGAATAA